One Malaclemys terrapin pileata isolate rMalTer1 chromosome 7, rMalTer1.hap1, whole genome shotgun sequence genomic region harbors:
- the LOC128840460 gene encoding 2-hydroxyacylsphingosine 1-beta-galactosyltransferase-like, whose product MEMRLPPHPVAVLLMVAAFSLDCCHGAKVLVMPTIVFDSHLRVFMRVAEALNDRGHNATLLLHEGRESEPFLPGLRVQTYRGIFSTESADAWVQEKIKRVFQGKKTSLEIFSFLEKYLENCDLVLGDAALLQQLQGEGFDLFLVDPNEMCGFILAHLLGVKYAVISTGFWYPAEIGATSPVAYVPEFNSLMTDRMGLVGRTWNLLVYVITRIATKLVILPKFDRLMQKHGVEPQKSMLELVYGTSLFFLCNDVVLDFPRPTLPHVIFTGGILAEPEKPLPVGLRRWVEAADAGVVVVSFGIGIRALPSNLVEKMAGAFARLPQRVVWRYFGQKPNNLGENTLMMEWLPQNDLLGHSNVKAFISHCGMNGIFEAIYHGVPVVGFPFYGDQFDIMTRVQAKGMGILMDWSRVSEEDLYQAIVTVLSNPSYNKAAKQISALHRDTPMHALNRTVYWLEYILRHDGAPYLRPAVYDLSFYEYFCLDILALFLLCLACVAYALYKAIVWYWGKSASPMHLNGNCLNGHLMEGKKAQ is encoded by the exons ATGGAGATGAGGCTCCCGCCGCACCCCGTTGCTGTCCTCCTCATGGTGGCCGCTTTCAGTCTGGACTGTTGCCATGGTGCCAAAGTGCTGGTGATGCCCACCATCGTCTTTGACAGCCACCTTCGGGTCTTCATGCGGGTGGCGGAGGCACTGAATGACCGGGGTCACAACGCCACACTTCTCCTCCACGAGGGTCGGGAATCCGAGCCCTTCCTGCCAGGCCTCCGAGTGCAAACGTACAGGGGGATCTTCAGCACGGAGAGCGCGGACGCCTGGGTGCAGGAGAAGATAAAGCGTGTCTTCCAGGGGAAGAAGACCTCCCTGGAGATCTTCTCCTTCCTGGAAAAGTACTTGGAAAACTGTGATCTAGTGCTGGGGGATGCAgccctcctgcagcagctccagggtgAGGGCTTTGACTTGTTCTTGGTAGACCCCAATGAGAtgtgtggcttcattctggcccACCTCCTTGGTGTCAAATACGCCGTGATCTCCACCGGCTTCTGGTACCCAGCTGAGATCGGCGCCACTTCCCCCGTCGCCTATGTCCCCGAGTTCAACTCTCTGATGACGGACAGGATGGGGCTGGTGGGCCGGACTTGGAATCTCCTGGTCTACGTGATCACTCGCATCGCCACCAAGCTGGTCATCCTGCCCAAGTTCGACCGCCTCATGCAGAAACACGGGGTGGAGCCGCAgaagtccatgctggagcttgtcTATGGGACCAGCCTCTTCTTCCTGTGCAACGATGTGGTGCTAGACTTTCCCAGGCCCACGCTCCCCCATGTCATTTTCACTGGGGGAATCCTCGCTGAGCCTGAAAAGCCCCTTCCTGTG GGCCTGCGCCGCTGGGTGGAAGCTGCGGATGCTGGTGTTGTCGTCGTCTCCTTTGGCATTGGGATCCGAGCGCTCCCGAGCAACTTGGTGGAGAAGATGGCTGGGGCGTTTGCACGCCTTCCTCAGAGGGTCGTGTGGAG ATACTTTGGTCAGAAGCCAAATAACCTGGGTGAGAATACGCTGATGATGGAGTGGCTGCCCCAGAACGACCTGCTGG GTCACTCCAACGTGAAAGCCTTCATCAGCCACTGTGGGATGAATGGCATATTCGAAGCAATTTATCACGGAGTGCCAGTTGTGGGGTTCCCTTTCTATGGGGACCAGTTCGACATCATGACAAGAGTTCAGGCAAAAGGGATGGGGATTCTCATGGACTGGAGCCGAGTAAGCGAAGAGGACCTTTACCAGGCCATAGTCACCGTTCTCTCCAACCCCAG CTACAATAAAGCAGCCAAGCAGATCTCAGCCCTGCACCGAGACACGCCTATGCACGCTCTGAACCGCACGGTGTACTGGCTGGAGTACATCCTCCGCCACGACGGGGCACCGTACCTTCGCCCAGCCGTCTACGACCTCTCCTTTTACGAGTACTTCTGCCTGGACATCCTTGCTCTCTTCCTTCTCTGTCTGGCGTGTGTTGCCTATGCCCTGTACAAAGCCATTGTGTGGTACTGGGGAAAGAGTGCCAGTCCCATGCATCTGAACGGCAACTGTCTGAATGGCCATCTGATGGAGGGGAAGAAGGCGCAGTAG